The genomic region tcaggatctaACTGGAGACCCTGGACCTTTGAGGCTCTGTCACCATGCCACTGTACTGTCTTGTAATATTACTAAATTATCTATATTACACTATCAAATTTCATGGGTCCACTTGGCCATTTAAAGTACTGGGTCAAACAATCCCTTGCTTGTTCCCATACAATATTTATCtagttaattaataatttaagaaATACACATAACCTTTGATGGTCCCCTCATAAGTTTGAAGCACTTTATAAGATCAAAAGGGCAATGTTATATGagataaatttatttacagtttttttatATAGCTTTTGACACTCGTAAGACTGTTTACTGTTAAGGCTTCTAACCCTCTATGTCAGTAGATAGTATAACAattcaaaaagaaaacataaatagcTTTTCTATATCTTGGCTGTAATACATTAGATTAagtatattattaatgtaaaaatattgtatatatactGCATTTAAAGCTGTCAATACACCCAACAGCAATCCActttgtacaaccccaattccaaaaaagttgggacgctgtgtaaaatgtaaataaatgtaaataaaaaccatgcaatgatttgcaaatctcataaaccaatatgttattcacaatagaacatagaaaacataccaaatgcttaaactgaggaaatgtaccattttaagaaaaaataaggtaattttgaatttcatggccgtAAGaggtctcaaaaaagttgggacggggcaacaaaaggctggaccAGTAAGTGTTGCGAAaaaggaaacagctggaggttaattggcaacaagtcagtaacatgactgggtataaaaagagtatcttagagaggcagagtttttcagaagtaaagatgagcAGAgattcaccaatctgcaaaaaactgcatctacaatttgtggaacaatttcagaataatgttcctcaatgtaaaattttgaagactatgaatatctcatcatcaacagtacataatatcatcaaaagtttcagagaatctggagaaatctctgtgtgcaaagGACAAGGGGAAattcaatattgcatgcccgtgatcttcaggccctcaggcggcactgcattaaaaccaggcatgattctgtaatggacaTCACTGCATggactcagaaacacctccagaactcatggtctgtgaacacagtttgccgtgccatccacaaatgctggttaaagctctatcatgcaaagaagaagccatatgtgaacatgatccagaaacactgcagtcttctctgggccaaagctcatttaaaatggactgaggcaaagtggaaaactattttgtggtcagacgaatggaaatttgaaattctttttggaaatcaTGAACgctgcgtcctctaaactaaagaggactaaagaggagagggaccatctggctttttatcagtgctcagttcaaaagcctgcatttCTGATGGTATggaggtgcattagtgcctatggaataggtagcttgcacatctggaaaggcatgatcactgctgaaaggtatatacaggttttagagcaacatccagattccatccgaTCTTTACTTCTCAGAgattctgcctctctaagatactctttttatacccaatcatgttactgacctgttgccaattaacctaattagttacaaaatatTCCTCCAGTTGTTtcattttagtaacacttacttttccagccttttgttacccccagtccaaacttttttgagacgcgttgcggccatcaaatccaaatttgccttcttttttttacttatacaggtacatttactcagtttaaacatttaatatgttttctatgttctactgtgaataacatgggtttataAGATTTAcagatcattgcattctgtttttatttacattttacacagcgtcccaacttttttggaatggggCTGTATTACAATAAGTCTTCAAAATAATGGAAAAGGCTGAAAATATCCCAATgagacatttaaacatttaaaaggtaTCTGCTCCACTTTTTTAAAGTATCCTGTCAGCTGTGTATTGGTATCAGTGTGCATGGTGATGCCGTTCCATCACTGAGAAAGCAGATTCCCTTTCCCACAAGCTGCTGTGGGGTGGAGCTTACAATGGTTGTGGGCATGACGAAGGTTGGTGCGAGACACTCGAGCGAAGCAGGAAGCTAGAGTTCGAGAGCTGCAGCCACAGGGGCCATCCTTTAAGGGGAAAGATTGAGtgtcaaaaataaagaaaagagaaacattcAAAGCTAAGAACGCACTTCAAAATTCTTTTGGCAGCACTATGTTAAAAAGCATAACTGCTGATAGGGATCAGTAATGCAGAACTAGACACAAAGGTCTACACTCATGCATAGCTTACAACTCCTAGTTGTTACACTTATTATTTCTTACACAGTTAATGTTACCTACCTCCAGAGTAGCAGGGCCAAAACCCTTGCCCTTACTCATGGGTGTCTTGATCTGGTTTTGACACTGACCCTGTGTTTGTGTCCGGGTTGGTCGTGGCTCATCCTTCCTACCCTGTTTCATAAATCTGTGATTAACGATTCTGGTGACACTGTCACTCCTGCCCAATGGCACTGTGGGAATCCGAGAAGGAGGTCCATCTGTTTTCTTTAATCTTGCTGAACTTGCACGATCCCTGCGTATTTCTGGCACTTTCTCCCCTCCTGGATTTGGTGGGTTTGGTTTCTCGCCACGACCACACACATTGCGGAAAAACTCTTGAACCAGGCCATACTTGTGGATCCCTGCAGTCCTACGGCCAGCAGACTTCTCACTGCTACCTCCGAATGCTGAACTGGGTTTCATGTTGCTAGAACTACACTGAGGAAGACCCCATACACTAATATCCTTAGGGAGCTCCAACCTGGAGGAACTGGtcagagatgatgatgaggatgaggaaggtGAGTTGAAAGAATAAGAGGAATTTGTAGTGTTGGAAGAAGAAGAGCTGGAGGAAAAGGGGGATGAGGTGGAGTGCCTTCTCAGTTGTTTGGGTGAAGCTGAGCAAGGTGGAGGCTTTTCTAATGGCCCAGGCATCCTCTCCAAGGAAGATGAAATGTTTTGGGAGCGGGCAGACACAAATGAGGGGACCCTCAGAGACCGGTGTTTGcttgcacacacactttgataGATGTCAGTCTGAAGTCCAACACTATTCATCTGTGGCTGGGTATGAGTCTGGGTTCCTATACTGATTACTCCAACAGAGTGGCTACCCAAGATACTCCTTCTCTTCCTTTCACGTACACTAGCTGTCATTTCTTTCATGTCATCACTCAGATTTTCTGAGACCTCCCATCCACTGAAAGGCAAgcaagatgaagatgaaacacCAGGGGACTGGATACCAGAACATGAATTGGATCTAATAACAGCAAATGGACCCTGCTCTATTATGCTCTGACACTGAAAAGGTAAAGTTCCCTGTCCGGTATCACagacattcatttcatttatatgtTTAGAGTGGTGACAGTGTGGTTCTCCTTTCTCCTGTTTCTTCTCACATTTGTTCTCATCTTCAAATGGCACAGCATTTTGAAGAATCCTGCGGGCTGATGGGGGACTATAGTATATACGGATAGTGGTTTTCTCTGGAGCTGTGTGGCTCTTCTGTGCTGTTGTCTCCATTAGATTCAGACTTGAGAAGCTGGGTGGCATGATGGGACAATCCCAGGTTTTCCATGGATCTTCTCTGTCCACCAAAGCAGCCTCTTGGCTGAGGTATATCCAATTCTTGTTGGACCTGTGTGTTGATGGAGCAGCTTGTTGAGTCAATCTGTGGacaaacttttacattttagctAATGAAAATTATGTGGCCAATTTAACTGATGGTGATAGTTTTGTATGAAAATTATGGAGGAAAAAACCAACCTCTCAGTTTCTCCTCTTTTCTGGGGGCTCTTGAATGCCTGAGATTGAAAGTTAATTATATATCTTCAGTCAAATAAATTTTCTCCATTGTAAAAACATATCTGTGAGCAGTGTAAATTATGTtatgcacaaaataaaaacattatcacAAGTCCTGATCGCAGCTGTCTGTGCTCATTCTGCCTTACCAGTCCAGGAAGTGATTAGCCTAAATTTTACCCTCATACATACCTAAGTACACACACCTAAAGTCGTCAATATATAACCAGTGTTCCATGGGTTTGAAACAACAGTTTGAAACAAGGCCAGTCCGTGagtaatattgtgttttatgaTAATCACTGGTGTTTGTTATGTAAGTGGAAAAATTTCATACAGTGCAAGATGGTCTaatgcaaaaaaacagaaaataatattCATAATGGCAAACATGACATAAGGTTAATTCAAACAAGAGATACATTTACCTCAGTGTTCTTGCTTTGCTTGCCCCAGTCCAGGTGGACTTCACTTAGATATGTTAGGATCTCCTGAGGTTGGACGTTCCAGTTGTGCTCACACATTTTCAGTTGTCTAGTCACATCAATGACTGCAGCATGGGACTCATCTAAAAGGTTCTGAAGCTCCTCAAAATAATCCTTCTGCAATGCCATATTTACATCTGGAGAATCCTTTGCCTCAGATGGCTCCTCCAGCTGCATGCATAAAAACGCAGAGAAACACTTACCTCACATTTCAAACACCTTTAAACTCATTTAACctcatttaaatgtaatctGGTGCAAAGCTTTGGGATCCTCAATACATGGATTCAGTCTTGTTTCCTGATACAGCAAAATTAAGAATTTTATGATTTCGATTTCTTCCTGATCAGAAAACAGTCAATGTTTTCATGTTCAGAAAACAGTAAGCCACAAGATATGAGAGTTTGGCAGTATTCTGATTCCTTACCCTGCTTACGAGGCTCCTGAGCTCTGCACATTCCACAGTCCATGCTGCTTTAGCTTCTGCAAACTGTTGCGCAATGTGCTGGCCAGCCTGGTTTTCCTCCTGCAGCTCACGACATAGATCCTGCAGTGTTGCCGTCAGATCTGACAGAAGAGTACTGCTCAACTGGAAAGATTATTTGAATAAGATGAGAAATGTCTGGTGTATCCAACATGGTCAATATAAAACCTGCATATAAAATCACCAAGTTTACACAAATGCTGTTCTGCTAAAATCTTTTCTGTTAAAATACCTGCTTGTGGCACATTTCATGAGGTTTTGCTTCTCTAAATGAGTTGCAGGTATTTTTGGATCCCAGTAAGTCAGCCTTCATTTGAGGATAAAGATCTTTCTGGAAGTCCATcttaaaaattatatacagttatacaATTAGCATATGCACAAAATGAGCAAATAATCATCTCAGCATGCTGTTTCTGGCTCCTTGTACAAAGAAACACTATTATTCTCTAGGGACACAGGATTCACTTTTAGCAAGGACCCAAATATGGTATTCTTCTGATTTCCATAGACAAGAATTACATAATTAACAGCTCCTACTTTGACATAGACCAAAAAGTACACTATTCTTCTCAGTAAATATAGCATTACCTCAAACAGGTTCTTGTCTTCTCCAGATGGTCTCTCCCCTTGACGCCATTTCTGGAGGAACCAGCGGAGTTGTACCGTGAGTAGCTCAAGACTGGCTTGGTTACAAATCTGCACCTCATTGCTGCTGGAATGGCAGGTCTTTTTCTCAGCAGGACATTGCTGTGCTTCTTGTTCAACTGTCTCCAGCACCTTTTCTACATTTGTATCTTGACCAATTTCACTAGGCACAGAAATTACCAGAACATCTAGCTTTGCAACAAGGCTATGTAACTGGGCCTGTAGCACCTCCAGTCCACTGGTTAGGGGACTCATCATGGGATCCAAAACCCATGGATTATTCAGGCAATGAGAATCAACCTCAATTTTACTGAGGAAAGCGTGGCTAGAGATAAAGTTATGGTTGGACGTTGGTGAGAAACCATTTTTTGCTGGTGGGATTAGGAACTGGATAATGGATCTAACTAACATAGCCTGGTCGCGGATTGCAAGCAGGGCTTCTAGGTTCTTCAGGCTAGCAGTAAAACCCTGCTCTTTTTCTGCATTCTCATCACATATATTTTGGTCTTGAGGATGGTTTGTCACCACACCCATTGACTCCTCTCTAAGGATGTGACTTAATGGACAGTTTTCTACTCCTACTACGCCCAGTGACTGACCATTGCATTCAATTCTTTCTTCAGACTCTGGATGTCCATTATGTGTAACACCACTGGCCCCTTTTTCTTTCCCTACAGACAAAGACGTAGCTAGACACTTCTCTTTGCCCTCTATAACCTCGTCTTCCTCTTCTTGGCCCCATCCAGCTCTCTCTTGAATTTCATTCATCTCTGCCCTCAGCCCTCGGTTCTCCACTTCCAGCTCCACAATCCGTCGGCTCAGCAGTGTAGCTTCTTCTTCCACCAGACGAAGATGAACTTTGACCTCTGCTTCACGTGCATGGACAGAGTTAATGGTCCCTGCTGCAGCCTGAGATGCATCAACATCGCCATAAAGCTGTCTGTACTTGGATAATTCCTCTCTCATGGTCTCACCTTCCTCGGCCATCTTAGTCAGCTTCTTGCACATAAGGGCTGATTCCTCTTTGGCAAAATGTAGCTGGCATTTCAGATCTGCACTATCATCCTATTAAACCCagaaatttttatttctgttatatgTTTAGTGTAGCAATTCTGTATTACAGTATACATTATTATTGGACTGcaatgtaatgtgtaatgtatgCACCTGTGGGGAAATCTTCTTTTCACTCTTGCTCCCAGCAGATCTCAAACTTCTCCTCTTTAAGGAATTCTGTGAAAACAACTGTAGTGGAATTTAgcattgtttatgtatttaataaatgaaaggaaaaaagcaACTTGAGAGTGAGATGAGATAATAAAATGCAGGTATGCAGGTAAAGAAAGTCCACAAATCTTGTCATGGATACACAGTGTGTGCTTTGCCATTTCGGAAGGTTGAACTATGATGCACTGctccacacacaccactgcattACTAAATGAAAAGCTTGCACTTTTGCATAAACACCTCCTAAgtaggtgtatgtgtgtctaaGCTTGATCCTAACTACAAAGAACTCCTGTTGTGTTCAGTACAACTTTGTGTCATAGATGAAGTTCAAACATCAACaagaaacattttcattatttaagaCAATCAATTCAAAGGAGCTTAGCTTGCTAATAAACTAATATAAAGGATGTAATTTTGTTTCTTATGGTCCTGGGAAGACAGGCACTGGCAATATAGTACTCTAATACGCAAATGATCCCAGCTCCCTCTCTTGAAAATGCAAGCTTTTTACTACAGGTCATTTTAAGAGGTAGTCCGTTTCACAGTTGTGATGCCTCTGTGTGCAATACTGAGTCATTCTCATGAAGTCCAGGCTCAAAGACCTGGATTCATTACAGCAGGCTAAGCATGCATGCTGCTCTGAGAATGAGAGGAATCTTAGCTATCGTTAGTCTCTTTGTCTTCTGTTCTGTCTGACTATCTATCTAGTGTTTAGGCAATTACTGCAtgctaaagcaaaaaaaaaaaaaaaaagtagaagtaCATATAGCCTCAGTTATGTCCATGTTCCCAGTGGATATTATAATACTGCACACTAGTACATAATCAAAACCACTGAACCATATATCAACTCAAGCTTATATATATTCcttttacaaaaataatgaaaatcttCCTTTCATTTGGTGTTTCCTTCAAAACTGGCTttacaaaaatcacaaaaaaaaaatttgtgcaaTAGAAGCTGTTGCAGTAGAAACAACTAACCACAACCATACATAATATTCATTTGCAATATAAATCTACCCCATAAATCAGAAACAGATTACAGATGTCTTCATTTTGTGGGTTTATTGATTGCCGCTGAGTTGACTGTAGAGCTGGATAATCTTCTTGTGACTGATTTGCTCAGCTCATGAGGATCAGAGCAGGGCAGCAGCTGTTTGAGATGAGTGGCCTGAACTGAGCTGCTGCTATCTGCCACTAAGCATCGAATCCTGGATTAAACTTTGTAGCAATGTTGTTGAAAAAATCATTCTCATGACGGTTCCCTGGTGGACTCATCGCTATGACCCAGGTTTGATTCCTGGTCACGAAACCAACCCCAATACGAGCCATTGCACTCTCACTGACTGTCCCAAGTCCGGAAAAGGGGTAAGATCAGGAAGTATTtaaaacttgtgccagaatcaaTATACAGAAGGGAGCAGTGGAAAGAggaaaactttatatatataaagtatatatatatatatatatatatatatatatatatatatatatatatatatatatatatataaaacacttacATGGCTAACTGAAGGGCAAGATGCACATTTAGACGCATGCATGCCACTTTATAGCTATGGTGCACTGGTAATGACTTCCTTGGCAGATTAATGTACTGTGTCCTTCAccttctctctatctccctctttCCTATCcttcctcttctctttctcatcttttttctttccctgcACCCACAAGTGAGAATGACAGCTGTGCCTTGAATCCTATCCCTCACTTCTCATAGTACTCTGCCTTGCCCAGAAAGTCAGCTGTTAGTCACACCCTTCATACCCATAGTCAGGGTCAAGGCCGGACTGACACCCTAACCTtctgagagaggaggaggatgggTGCACAAACTTTATGGGGAACATTTAAAACACTTGTCATAGTTGATAGCTGTACTATatagaaaatgttttcaaaatccGGTGTATGTGTTCATGCAAAAAAGCAGTTAGATAGAATCATCTCCCTCTGTACCTCTCTAGATTTGTTCATTTCTGCCTGCAGGACCTGCTTTGCCACCTCAAGATTCTGGAGCCGCTCCCGCAGCTCTTCGTTTTGCCACTCCAGCCGCAAGCTCTTCTTTTGCACTGCCTCAAGCTCAGTGTGCAGGCGCAGGGACACGTTTTTTGCTACCTGAAAGAGGACAAATTATATAGGACTAATCCAATAGACAACAGACAACATCCAAACCTCCTCCATGAAAAAACAAGCTTTCCTCTCCTCAGGTTGCACAAAATGGAATTCCCTTGAGCTAAAATATGAATGTGCTCTATTCAATACAAGATGTCAGTGCTCTGTTGTGCTACATTTGAGATATTAGTGTTACGAGGATAACACGTGAAATGTCTCCGGTGGCAATATCCAGGGTTAAAGTTTCATGTGATTACACCATGATATTCAATGCAGGGTTCTGCTCTGTGCTGGTGATTGTTGGTTTCAAGATTGTTACTGCATCCAAAGAACAGCACTGTATTGCACTTCACTGTTTATGGAGAATGGTTAGAGCATGTTGCTAGAAAGCACAAGTAATGCACTTTAAGAGAGAATCCATTGAGAAACCTGAAAGCTAAGCACATGCATACATCCAACTGTTCCAGATTGCACAAAACATACTGGGGGTATCTATTTCTCCCACATGTCTCTAAAATAGACTGCTCATGGGCATGCTCACTGTGAACACAGACAGCTGCCAATAGACTTCCTCCACTGATGCTGCTAACCTTGACatatattctttctttctctctttctgtgtgtctctctttcttttgtttcctcTCAGGTCTCATACACAAAATCAGATTTTTGCCTAAACACACCAGTTACTGAGGGGAGCCTTCTACACAATGCAAAGATTTTAGAATCTTGTTGAGTTTTCAAAAGATCAAAGATTGTATGCCTTCAAAGTATAAACAGTTTAAAACCAAAATTGTTGCGTAGCATGGGGCAGTCTTCAAGGAAAGTACTGATGTGGACTACCCCTGCTGTGTTGATTAGCTTTTAATGTTCCTGCACTACACTCTtctcctgattggctggtgagtttaaaccaaaaaatgcTTGTGTTGTGAGTGGTCTGCCACAAAACAGCATCTGGCAAGCAGAACACTCAGGATTTTTCCCTCTGTTTTACCGTAAAACATAATTGAACCACATCCAGAAAAGAAAGACTCTCACTATACGTACTATAATGAAATCTCAAGCATGTTTATATAAACTTGAATATCCTTGCCCTGAAATGTTATCACAGCCACAATCTTTAGTAAAGCTTTTAGTAGTGTGACTCtgtcttgtaaaaaaaattttccaaACTCCACAAGTTTCAGTGAAAGGGTACTGAATCACAGAGCCATGATTCATTTGTCAAGACTTACAGAGCAACACTTAGATGGTCAAGCATTGTAAAAACTTAGCACATGTCTTGAATTGATGAGTGATGTGGATTGGCATCCATCATAGTGTTTTTCCAGTGAAAGGAAGTCACTTGTTAAATCACAAGTTAATGTGAGGAAAGTCTATGAGTGGACTGACTAAATTACACACTGAAAGTAAGTGATACAATAAAAGGAATGCTTGATCTTCCCAGAAACATTGTGATTCATAGAATTTGAGAGGCCTGCACAAGAGCCAATCTGTTGGATTCctcacacatttactttaactCCGAATGGTCTCTGTTGAGAATACTAACCCGGACATCATGCTCCAGAGTGCGGATAAGCTCGCCATCGACCTGGCCAGTCTGGGCAACACGTAGACTGCGCCTCTCAGCCTTGCGAAGGCGATACTGCAAGATGCGACACATCTTGTTGGCCTGTTCCAGTTGCTGCTTGAGTTCCTGTAGCTGGTACATGTCCTCCTCCATATAGAGGTCCCTCATCTCCAGCATCTCCGAGCGCAGCTCCTCCAACTCATCCTGAATGAAAAGCAAATCTCATTACCGCACACACCATGGCTTCATTAACTGTCTACATTAGCGCATTTGTAACTTTGTAACTAATTCTTAGTATAATATGAAACTTAAGCCATTGTTTTATATTACATTCTTTTGTGAAATTCATGAATATCCTCATCATAAAATGCCTGTGTTATATCAGTAATAAATAACAAAGAAGGAAAATAGTTTCTTCTTTGTGTGGGATTTGTCTGCTCCTTTAACAGAAATCTTGATGTGCAAAGAGAGCAAAAATTTAGTATATAACAGAATCAAGGTCACCAGGTTGAATAGTAGGTACAACAGAGGGCTTGTAGATGAGGGTATGCACAAATGTACAGTCTCTTTTTAAATCAAAGGTGAGCATTCCATTTTTCAGCTTGAAAAATTCTTCAGAGCTGTGTAGTGTCCCTTAAAATGCTTCAAGCTAATCACAGTAATCACATCACCTCCTGATTGACCTTGTCCTTGTGCTTCATGTCAGTGACAGTAAGAGATGATTGGACAGTTAGACAGTATTAAAGGTTCTttttaagagagagagtaaatccTAAGCCCTTTACGAACATGTCACGTGCAATTTGCTCCCAGTCTTTAGCACTGGCTCCTTTAATATTACCTTAAACTTAAAAGGTACTTATTTCTTGTCTCCAGGATGGTACCTTCAAATGGAAGCTTTGTTATTGTAGCATGTATCTTTCACCTCACCTGGGAGAGTGAATGTAGTGCATCTTTAAAACTGATAAATGTAAGGTACCTAAGAGAATCTTAAAGACCAGTACATTCACTCCCATGTCAgagatacatactaaaggtacaagaGACGCACATTTAAAGGTATTATCCCAGTGACAGATAATGGTACAGTTTAGTGAGTAGTCTAGGTACTGTTATAATTGACTGAAAAGTTAATAACTCCAAATTTCAGTTAAAAATTCatttcatatatgtatataggaCAACCGACCGTAACATTGCAATACTTTTTAGACATGCCCAGTTTTTCCTAATCGTAcctttaaatattcattttctgaTCGTAAGTCGTCGATCTCCCTCAGCAGATCATCATGCGCTCCGTCGCTGCTCAACTCCAAAGTTCCCGACGCGCTGAACTTCCATCTGCCGTCCATGGAGGTGAAGGGAGAAATGCTTCTCTCTGCTACACCAAGTACTGGAATCAGGGTGCTGTGACAATCTTCGGCTACTTCTCCTCCACAATCCTCTGTCCTCTGTGCATCTGCGCCTCCGTTGTCTGTTTCAAAGTTGCTGCTCTGCACATCATTATTAGCTGCTCTGTTTTCCTCCGAAGTGCAATCGGAAGTCTCTGAGCTGCTGTCCGTCTTTCCACCAGAGTCTTTATTCAAACCATCATCTGCGCTGTTGGCATCTGAGACTGTCCTGCGGTCGGAGGGTTTGTTTCGACTCTTCATTGACCCGGGAGCCGATCGCCTGGCTTTCTCATAGCGTTTGACCTCCTTACGGCTGCTGCTCGTGTCTCGCTTTGGTTGTGAATGCGCGTCTTTCGGTTTGATTTGGTTCATCTTGTGCGCTTCTGCTTTAACTGCGCCGGATAGGAGGAGCGCGTGAACCGGAGAACTAGCCTCGACTTTTGCTTTCGTCATATGAGGCACGCTctgaaaattaaag from Ictalurus furcatus strain D&B chromosome 15, Billie_1.0, whole genome shotgun sequence harbors:
- the si:ch211-197l9.2 gene encoding protein SOGA1 gives rise to the protein MTKAKVEASSPVHALLLSGAVKAEAHKMNQIKPKDAHSQPKRDTSSSRKEVKRYEKARRSAPGSMKSRNKPSDRRTVSDANSADDGLNKDSGGKTDSSSETSDCTSEENRAANNDVQSSNFETDNGGADAQRTEDCGGEVAEDCHSTLIPVLGVAERSISPFTSMDGRWKFSASGTLELSSDGAHDDLLREIDDLRSENEYLKDELEELRSEMLEMRDLYMEEDMYQLQELKQQLEQANKMCRILQYRLRKAERRSLRVAQTGQVDGELIRTLEHDVRVAKNVSLRLHTELEAVQKKSLRLEWQNEELRERLQNLEVAKQVLQAEMNKSRELFSQNSLKRRSLRSAGSKSEKKISPQDDSADLKCQLHFAKEESALMCKKLTKMAEEGETMREELSKYRQLYGDVDASQAAAGTINSVHAREAEVKVHLRLVEEEATLLSRRIVELEVENRGLRAEMNEIQERAGWGQEEEDEVIEGKEKCLATSLSVGKEKGASGVTHNGHPESEERIECNGQSLGVVGVENCPLSHILREESMGVVTNHPQDQNICDENAEKEQGFTASLKNLEALLAIRDQAMLVRSIIQFLIPPAKNGFSPTSNHNFISSHAFLSKIEVDSHCLNNPWVLDPMMSPLTSGLEVLQAQLHSLVAKLDVLVISVPSEIGQDTNVEKVLETVEQEAQQCPAEKKTCHSSSNEVQICNQASLELLTVQLRWFLQKWRQGERPSGEDKNLFEMDFQKDLYPQMKADLLGSKNTCNSFREAKPHEMCHKQLSSTLLSDLTATLQDLCRELQEENQAGQHIAQQFAEAKAAWTVECAELRSLVSRLEEPSEAKDSPDVNMALQKDYFEELQNLLDESHAAVIDVTRQLKMCEHNWNVQPQEILTYLSEVHLDWGKQSKNTEAFKSPQKRGETERLTQQAAPSTHRSNKNWIYLSQEAALVDREDPWKTWDCPIMPPSFSSLNLMETTAQKSHTAPEKTTIRIYYSPPSARRILQNAVPFEDENKCEKKQEKGEPHCHHSKHINEMNVCDTGQGTLPFQCQSIIEQGPFAVIRSNSCSGIQSPGVSSSSCLPFSGWEVSENLSDDMKEMTASVRERKRRSILGSHSVGVISIGTQTHTQPQMNSVGLQTDIYQSVCASKHRSLRVPSFVSARSQNISSSLERMPGPLEKPPPCSASPKQLRRHSTSSPFSSSSSSSNTTNSSYSFNSPSSSSSSSLTSSSRLELPKDISVWGLPQCSSSNMKPSSAFGGSSEKSAGRRTAGIHKYGLVQEFFRNVCGRGEKPNPPNPGGEKVPEIRRDRASSARLKKTDGPPSRIPTVPLGRSDSVTRIVNHRFMKQGRKDEPRPTRTQTQGQCQNQIKTPMSKGKGFGPATLEDGPCGCSSRTLASCFARVSRTNLRHAHNHCKLHPTAACGKGNLLSQ